Proteins from a genomic interval of Spea bombifrons isolate aSpeBom1 chromosome 4, aSpeBom1.2.pri, whole genome shotgun sequence:
- the LOC128490441 gene encoding ATP-dependent RNA helicase DDX39A has protein sequence MTEQDVENELLDYEEDDEPQAPAEAPAPAGRKEVKGSYVSIHSSGFRDFLLKPELLRAIVDCGFEHPSEVQHECIPQAILGMDILCQAKSGMGKTAVFVLATLQQIEAVDGQVSVLVMCHTRELAFQISKEYERFSKYMPSVKVAVFFGGLSIKKDEEVIKKNCPHIVVGTPGRILALVRDKTLSLKNVKHFVLDECDKMLEQLDMRRDVQEIFRLTPHEKQCMMFSATLSKEIRPVCRKFMQDPMEVFVDDETKLTLHGLQQYYVKLKDSEKNRKLFDLLDVLEFNQVVIFVKSVQRCVALAQLLVEQNFPAIAIHRGMAQEERLSRYQQFKDFQRRILVATNLFGRGMDIERVNIVFNYDMPENSDTYLHRVARAGRFGTKGLAITFVSDEEDAKILNDVQDRFEVNVGELPDEIDISTYIEQSR, from the exons ATGACTGAGCAAGATGTTGAGAATGAACTCTTGGATTATGAAGAAGATGATGAACCACAGGCGCCCGCAGAAGCCCCAGCCCCAGCTGGCAGAAAGGAGGTGAAAGGCTCCTATGTATCCATCCACAGTTCGGGTTTCAGAGACTTCTTGTTGAAACCTGAGCTGCTCAGAGCCATTGTAGACTGCGGCTTTGAGCATCCCTCAGAAG ttcaACACGAATGTATCCCTCAGGCCATTCTGGGTATGGACATCTTATGCCAGGCCAAGTCTGGTATGGGAAAGACTGCCGTGTTTGTGCTGGCAACGTTACAACAGATTGAGGCGGTAGATGGACAGGTGTCAGTCCTGGTCATGTGTCACACGCGTGAGCTAGCGTTCCAGATCAGCAAGGAGTACGAGAGATTTTCTAAGTACATGCCTTCAGTGAAG GTGGCCGTTTTCTTTGGTGGCCTCTCAATCAAGAAAGACGAGGAAGTCATCAAGAAGAACTGTCCTCACATTGTCGTCGGGACTCCCGGGCGTATCTTGGCTCTGGTTAGGGATAAAACTCTTAGTCTAAAAAACGTCAAACACTTTGTACTGGACGAATGCGACAAAATGCTGGAGCAACTAG ATATGCGTAGGGACGTGCAGGAGATTTTCCGTCTCACCCCTCACGAGAAACAATGCATGATGTTCAGCGCCACGCTCAGCAAGGAAATCCGACCTGTGTGCAGGAAGTTCATGCAGGAT CCCATGGAGGTGTTTGTGGACGATGAAACCAAGCTGACACTACACGGTTTGCAGCAGTACTATGTCAAATTAAAGGACAGCGAGAAGAACCGAAAGCTGTTTGACTTATTGGATGTGCTTGAGTTCAACCAG GTGGTGATATTTGTGAAGTCTGTGCAGCGATGCGTGGCTCTGGCACAGCTTCTAGTAGAACAGAATTTCCCAGCTATTGCTATCCACAGAGGCATGGCACAGGAAGAAAG GTTATCTCGATACcaacaatttaaagactttcaGAGGAGGATCTTGGTTGCCACAAATCTATTTGGCCGTGGAATGGATATTGAGCGGGTCAACATTGTCTTCAACTATGACATGCCAGAGAACTCTGATACGTATCTTCATCGG GTGGCTCGTGCTGGCAGATTTGGCACTAAGGGTCTGGCTATCACCTTTGTATCTGACGAGGAAGATGCCAAAATCCTTAATGATGTTCAAGACAGATTTGAGGTCAATGTAGGGGAGCTTCCTGATGAGATAGACATATCTACTTACA ttGAGCAAAGCCGATAA